One genomic segment of Ipomoea triloba cultivar NCNSP0323 chromosome 9, ASM357664v1 includes these proteins:
- the LOC116030372 gene encoding protein YLS3-like, with translation MKTRTINVLLILVFLAAGGANSDTSKDKEECTESLVGLATCLPYVGGNAPSPTPDCCNGLKQVLKSSKKCLCLLIKDRNDPQLGLSINLTLALGLPSACHAPSNISECPALLHLPPKSPDAQVFYQFGRASSPAHTPIPSEGGPASAPQKSGGRRCIGRTWLALGTILPLSGLILLSTYTI, from the exons ATGAAAACCCGAACAATTAACGTATTGTTGATCCTGGTGTTTCTCGCCGCCGGCGGTGCGAACTCCGATACATCAAAGGACAAGGAGGAGTGCACGGAGTCGTTGGTGGGGCTAGCGACGTGCCTGCCGTACGTGGGGGGCAACGCGCCGTCGCCAACCCCTGACTGCTGCAATGGATTGAAGCAAGTGTTGAAGAGCAGCAAGAAGTGTCTGTGTCTCCTCATCAAAGACAGGAATGACCCACAGTTGGGGCTCAGCATCAACCTCACGCTTGCCTTGGGTCTCCCTTCTGCTTGCCATGCCCCATCCAACATTTCTGAGTGTCCCG CTCTGCTCCACTTGCCTCCCAAGTCACCGGATGCTCAAGTTTTCTATCAATTTGGTCGTGCAAGTAGCCCTGCTCATACTCCCATCCCTTCAG AAGGCGGTCCTGCAAGTGCGCCACAAAAGAGTGGCGGTCGTCGTTGCATTGGAAGAACATGGTTGGCTTTGGGAACTATTCTTCCACTTTCTGGATTAATCTTACTATCGACTTACACAATATAA